The region GAGTGAAATTACGGTAGCGACTAATCAAGGCGACCCCAACCGCAAAACTCGCAGTCGTAATTACCCCGATCGCCGCATCGGCATTGATTTTGGTACGCCGAGCAGTTTGGTTGATCAATACAGCAGCAGCAAAACCCCATAATCCTGCGCCCAGATAAAAATTCCAAGCGAGCACAAACGAAACGACTGCGCCGCCAAAAATTGCGTGCGATAGCCCATGACCGATATAGCTCATGCCACGCAACACAATATATACGCCCAACAAGCCACACAAACTGCCAATTAATAAGGCGGCCAACATGCCATAGCGAAAAAAGCTAAAGCTCAGCGGTTCTAAAAGCTGGTTCAATTGGGTTCTCCATGGCTGGGTTCAGCACTTCGCCAATTACTGGATTGGGAATCAAATCGCGATAGCTATGACCATGCGGGCGTTGTTGAATTAAGAGCATGCCTTCATGCTGCACCACCACCATCTCGCTATGGTAGGTTTGCTCTAAAACGATGGGGGTAAAGACTGCTTCCGGCGTGCCTTGAGCAACAATCGTTTGGTTAAGGCAAATAATCCAAGGTACATGATTGGCTGCCGAATTCAAATCATGAGTTGTCATTAAAATCGTCATGCCTTGCTGATTCAAATCAGCCAGCAAATGCAAAATCGTTTCAGCCACCCGTGGATCAATCCCAGTTGTTGGTTCATCGAGCACTAACATGGCTGGTTTGGCAACCAAAGCCCGGGCCAAAAAGACCCGCTGTTGCTGGCCGCCCGAAAGATTGCGAATATGTTGTTGTGCTAAATGCTCAATTTCAAGTTGTGCCAATACGGCCTGCACCGCTTGACGTTCATGGTTGCGCAACCATGGCC is a window of Herpetosiphon gulosus DNA encoding:
- a CDS encoding metal ABC transporter ATP-binding protein — encoded protein: MQPIIELRDVGLRYADRLVLDQINIHLHHGQFAALVGPSGAGKTSLLRLILGLHTPSRGQILIHGKHPVDGQVPTIAYVPQLETVDWNFPVTVEQVVAMGLVRQGNPWPWLRNHERQAVQAVLAQLEIEHLAQQHIRNLSGGQQQRVFLARALVAKPAMLVLDEPTTGIDPRVAETILHLLADLNQQGMTILMTTHDLNSAANHVPWIICLNQTIVAQGTPEAVFTPIVLEQTYHSEMVVVQHEGMLLIQQRPHGHSYRDLIPNPVIGEVLNPAMENPIEPAFRTAEL